One genomic segment of Mytilus trossulus isolate FHL-02 chromosome 4, PNRI_Mtr1.1.1.hap1, whole genome shotgun sequence includes these proteins:
- the LOC134715616 gene encoding cytoplasmic polyadenylation element-binding protein 2-like isoform X1, translating into MGDYGLSLASNLSGIQAKLQNKLQFSSESSPSTRTMQDEINDRSVNKQLQQSDKSNNNSSNQNGDLNRVSKSENSNIHFPLIDEKRLSNPLQGLDQPSTSTAVITSHSTTDTGLWSNSTADDSYLQGYQSLNGTVAFQQFPPAPNSIYSSGISSHMGVNHLPQNPQRRAITAQHNFQNQRPQPSMLLNSNAKPFSSNWSTQQQQWSTQNQPPTMASWNSMTQPGQRRSMPNMNPFLKKSSISQQFSNQTFLAPSKFRRSTSFPGQMHQATMMKPSSFDHMSAIDDLQRDSVLNYQDRTSSLDSMKFSAFESQLLDIMKSSGDNNDMLKGKQIYGFPDRNLMLDDDSLDQTVASLTARGSPQGERIERFSRKVFVGGLPPDIDEEEITAAFRRFGPLVVDWPHKAESKSYFPPKGYCFLLFQDEMSVQALVESCILDDDKLYWCVSSPTMKDKPVQIRPWTLSDSEFFISIQVQIRPWTLSDSDFVMDGSQPLDPRKTIFVGGVPRPLRAVELAMIMDRLYGGVCYAGIDTDPELKYPKGAGRVAFSNQQSYIAAISARFVQLQHGEIDKRVEVKPYVLDDQMCDECHGARCGGKFAPFFCANVTCLQYYCEHCWAQIHSRPGREFHKPLVKEGADRPRAVPFRWC; encoded by the exons atgggGGATTACGGTCTTTCTCTGGCTTCGAATCTAAGTGGAATACAAgctaaactccaaaacaagtTGCAGTTTTCATCGGAATCTTCACCATCAACACGTACGATGCAAGATGAGATAAATGACAGATCAGTGAATAAACAGCTGCAGCAATCAGATAAGTCTAATAATAATTCAAGTAATCAAAATGGAGATTTAAATAGAGTATCTAAGAGTGAAAATTCGAATATACACTTCCCATTAATCGACGAGAAACGATTAAGTAACCCACTTCAAGGGCTGGACCAGCCATCTACGTCAACAGCTGTCATTACTTCACATTCCACAACTGACACGGGATTATGGTCAAACTCCACTGCCGATGACTCTTATTTACAAGGATATCAATCGTTGAATGGCACTGTTGCTTTTCAGCAGTTTCCTCCAGCCCCAAACAGTATCTACAGTAGTGGAATATCATCCCATATGGGAGTAAATCATCTACCACAGAATCCCCAAAGGAGAGCCATTACTGCTCAACATAACTTTCAGAATCAGAGACCCCAACCAAGCATGTTATTAAATAGTAATGCCAAACCATTCTCAAGTAATTGGAGTACACAACAGCAACAGTGGTCAACACAGAACCAGCCTCCAACAATGGCATCTTGGAATAGTATGACCCAACCAGGTCAAAGAAGGTCAATGCCAAATATGAACCCATTTTTGAAAAAGAGCAGCATTTCACAGCAATTTTCTAATCAAACTTTTCTTGCCCCATCAAAGTTCCGTCGAAGCACTTCATTCCCAGGTCAGATGCACCAAGCGACGATGATGAAACCTAGCAGCTTTGATCACATGTCTGCTATTGATGATCTTCAGAGAGACAGCGTACTTAATTACCAG GATCGCACCAGTTCTCTAGACAGCATGAAATTTTCTGCATTTGAAAGTCAGCTGTTAGACATTATGAAATCTTCTGGTGACAACAATGATATGCTTAAAG GTAAACAGATTTATGGCTTCCCTGACAGAAATCTAATGCTAGATGATGATTCTTTGGACCAGACAGTGGCAAGCCTTACTGCCAGGGGTTCTCCACAGGGGGAAAGAATTGAACGCTTTTCACGCAAAGTATTTGTTGGAGGTCTTCCCCCAGATATTGATGAAG AGGAGATTACAGCAGCATTTAGAAGATTTGGTCCTCTTGTAGTTGACTGGCCCCACAAAGCCGAAAGTAAATCGTATTTTCCACCAAAAG GTTACTGTTTCCTGCTATTTCAAGACGAGATGTCTGTTCAAGCTTTGGTGGAATCTTGTATTCTTGACGATGACAAACTGTATTGGTGTGTTTCCAGTCCAACAATGAAAGATAAACCA GTACAGATAAGGCCATGGACTTTGAGTGAttctgaattttttatttcaattcagGTACAGATAAGGCCATGGACTTTGAGCGATTCTGATTTTGTTATGGATGGATCACAACCTTTGGACCCAAGAAAAACTATCTTTGTTGGTGGAGTACCAAGACCACTTAGAGCTG TTGAATTAGCAATGATAATGGATAGGTTATATGGAGGTGTTTGCTATGCTGGAATTGATACTGATCCAGAACTGAAATATCCCAAAGGAGCAGGCAGAGTTGCTTTCTCCAATCAGCAAAGTTATATTGCTGCCATTAGTGCTAGATTTGTCCAGTTACAGCATGGAGAAATTGATAAACGG GTTGAAGTAAAGCCGTATGTTTTAGATGACCAGATGTGTGATGAATGTCACGGGGCAAGATGTGGAGGAAAGTTTGCTCCATTTTTCTGTGCCAATGTGACTTGTCTACAGTACTACTGTGAGCATTGCTGGGCTCAGATCCATTCCAGACCAGGGAGAGAGTTTCACAAACCACTTGTCAAAGAAGGAGCAGACAGACCAAGAGCTGTACCCTTCCGTTGGTGCTGA
- the LOC134715616 gene encoding cytoplasmic polyadenylation element-binding protein 2-like isoform X2 — translation MGDYGLSLASNLSGIQAKLQNKLQFSSESSPSTRTMQDEINDRSVNKQLQQSDKSNNNSSNQNGDLNRVSKSENSNIHFPLIDEKRLSNPLQGLDQPSTSTAVITSHSTTDTGLWSNSTADDSYLQGYQSLNGTVAFQQFPPAPNSIYSSGISSHMGVNHLPQNPQRRAITAQHNFQNQRPQPSMLLNSNAKPFSSNWSTQQQQWSTQNQPPTMASWNSMTQPGQRRSMPNMNPFLKKSSISQQFSNQTFLAPSKFRRSTSFPGQMHQATMMKPSSFDHMSAIDDLQRDSVLNYQDRTSSLDSMKFSAFESQLLDIMKSSGDNNDMLKGKQIYGFPDRNLMLDDDSLDQTVASLTARGSPQGERIERFSRKVFVGGLPPDIDEEEITAAFRRFGPLVVDWPHKAESKSYFPPKGYCFLLFQDEMSVQALVESCILDDDKLYWCVSSPTMKDKPVQIRPWTLSDSDFVMDGSQPLDPRKTIFVGGVPRPLRAVELAMIMDRLYGGVCYAGIDTDPELKYPKGAGRVAFSNQQSYIAAISARFVQLQHGEIDKRVEVKPYVLDDQMCDECHGARCGGKFAPFFCANVTCLQYYCEHCWAQIHSRPGREFHKPLVKEGADRPRAVPFRWC, via the exons atgggGGATTACGGTCTTTCTCTGGCTTCGAATCTAAGTGGAATACAAgctaaactccaaaacaagtTGCAGTTTTCATCGGAATCTTCACCATCAACACGTACGATGCAAGATGAGATAAATGACAGATCAGTGAATAAACAGCTGCAGCAATCAGATAAGTCTAATAATAATTCAAGTAATCAAAATGGAGATTTAAATAGAGTATCTAAGAGTGAAAATTCGAATATACACTTCCCATTAATCGACGAGAAACGATTAAGTAACCCACTTCAAGGGCTGGACCAGCCATCTACGTCAACAGCTGTCATTACTTCACATTCCACAACTGACACGGGATTATGGTCAAACTCCACTGCCGATGACTCTTATTTACAAGGATATCAATCGTTGAATGGCACTGTTGCTTTTCAGCAGTTTCCTCCAGCCCCAAACAGTATCTACAGTAGTGGAATATCATCCCATATGGGAGTAAATCATCTACCACAGAATCCCCAAAGGAGAGCCATTACTGCTCAACATAACTTTCAGAATCAGAGACCCCAACCAAGCATGTTATTAAATAGTAATGCCAAACCATTCTCAAGTAATTGGAGTACACAACAGCAACAGTGGTCAACACAGAACCAGCCTCCAACAATGGCATCTTGGAATAGTATGACCCAACCAGGTCAAAGAAGGTCAATGCCAAATATGAACCCATTTTTGAAAAAGAGCAGCATTTCACAGCAATTTTCTAATCAAACTTTTCTTGCCCCATCAAAGTTCCGTCGAAGCACTTCATTCCCAGGTCAGATGCACCAAGCGACGATGATGAAACCTAGCAGCTTTGATCACATGTCTGCTATTGATGATCTTCAGAGAGACAGCGTACTTAATTACCAG GATCGCACCAGTTCTCTAGACAGCATGAAATTTTCTGCATTTGAAAGTCAGCTGTTAGACATTATGAAATCTTCTGGTGACAACAATGATATGCTTAAAG GTAAACAGATTTATGGCTTCCCTGACAGAAATCTAATGCTAGATGATGATTCTTTGGACCAGACAGTGGCAAGCCTTACTGCCAGGGGTTCTCCACAGGGGGAAAGAATTGAACGCTTTTCACGCAAAGTATTTGTTGGAGGTCTTCCCCCAGATATTGATGAAG AGGAGATTACAGCAGCATTTAGAAGATTTGGTCCTCTTGTAGTTGACTGGCCCCACAAAGCCGAAAGTAAATCGTATTTTCCACCAAAAG GTTACTGTTTCCTGCTATTTCAAGACGAGATGTCTGTTCAAGCTTTGGTGGAATCTTGTATTCTTGACGATGACAAACTGTATTGGTGTGTTTCCAGTCCAACAATGAAAGATAAACCA GTACAGATAAGGCCATGGACTTTGAGCGATTCTGATTTTGTTATGGATGGATCACAACCTTTGGACCCAAGAAAAACTATCTTTGTTGGTGGAGTACCAAGACCACTTAGAGCTG TTGAATTAGCAATGATAATGGATAGGTTATATGGAGGTGTTTGCTATGCTGGAATTGATACTGATCCAGAACTGAAATATCCCAAAGGAGCAGGCAGAGTTGCTTTCTCCAATCAGCAAAGTTATATTGCTGCCATTAGTGCTAGATTTGTCCAGTTACAGCATGGAGAAATTGATAAACGG GTTGAAGTAAAGCCGTATGTTTTAGATGACCAGATGTGTGATGAATGTCACGGGGCAAGATGTGGAGGAAAGTTTGCTCCATTTTTCTGTGCCAATGTGACTTGTCTACAGTACTACTGTGAGCATTGCTGGGCTCAGATCCATTCCAGACCAGGGAGAGAGTTTCACAAACCACTTGTCAAAGAAGGAGCAGACAGACCAAGAGCTGTACCCTTCCGTTGGTGCTGA